A window from Streptomyces subrutilus encodes these proteins:
- a CDS encoding nuclear transport factor 2 family protein produces METAARFRAAVEARDHAALSELFTEGVRLHSPVKFVPFEGKAEVLGLLGVLLRTFEDFRYVGALEGADETGADGKEAPAHGLVFRAGIGGRQVHGIDLFHFDDEGRIDEMTVMVRPLSAVQALGAAVLAGLREDGLAP; encoded by the coding sequence ATGGAGACCGCCGCACGCTTCCGCGCCGCCGTCGAGGCGCGCGACCACGCCGCGCTGTCGGAGCTGTTCACCGAGGGGGTCCGCCTGCACAGCCCGGTCAAGTTCGTCCCCTTCGAGGGGAAGGCCGAGGTGCTCGGGCTGCTCGGCGTCCTGCTGCGCACCTTCGAGGACTTCCGTTACGTCGGCGCCCTGGAGGGGGCCGACGAGACCGGGGCGGACGGGAAGGAGGCGCCGGCGCACGGCCTCGTCTTCCGGGCGGGGATCGGCGGGCGGCAGGTCCACGGCATCGACCTGTTCCATTTCGACGACGAGGGCCGGATCGACGAGATGACCGTGATGGTCCGCCCGCTCTCCGCGGTCCAGGCCCTCGGCGCGGCCGTCCTCGCGGGCCTGCGGGAGGACGGACTCGCCCCCTAG
- a CDS encoding SGNH/GDSL hydrolase family protein — MRGARAETGGADRRGHLRYVALGDSHTEGVGDGDDTTGLRGWADRLAELIAAAEPTARYANLAVRGRLAHQVRAGQLAPALALRPDLATVVAGVNDVLRPRFDAGRVAGEVEAMFAALTGAGTHVVTLAFPDLGRIAPLARPLAPRLTELDARIRAAAARHGVTVVDTSGHAVSTDPRLWTADRLHASPLGHERIAAAVAEALGLPGSGDAWTRPLPPRPLPGGPEALAAELRWAAAFLGPWLGRRLRGRSSGDGRTAKRPLLTGAAAAREAP; from the coding sequence GTGCGCGGCGCCCGCGCGGAGACCGGCGGCGCGGACCGGCGCGGCCACCTCCGGTACGTGGCCCTCGGCGACAGCCACACCGAAGGGGTCGGCGACGGCGACGACACGACCGGGCTGCGCGGCTGGGCCGACCGGCTCGCGGAGCTGATCGCGGCCGCCGAGCCGACGGCGCGCTACGCCAACCTGGCCGTGCGCGGCCGGCTCGCCCACCAGGTCCGCGCCGGGCAGCTGGCGCCCGCCCTGGCCCTGCGGCCCGATCTGGCCACGGTCGTCGCGGGGGTCAACGACGTGCTGCGGCCGCGGTTCGACGCGGGGCGGGTCGCGGGGGAGGTGGAGGCGATGTTCGCCGCGCTGACCGGCGCCGGGACCCACGTGGTCACCCTCGCCTTCCCCGACCTCGGGCGGATCGCACCGCTGGCCCGGCCCCTCGCGCCGCGCCTGACCGAGCTCGACGCCCGGATCCGCGCCGCGGCCGCCCGCCACGGCGTCACGGTCGTCGACACCTCCGGGCACGCCGTCAGCACCGACCCGCGGCTGTGGACCGCGGACCGGCTGCACGCCAGTCCCCTGGGGCACGAGCGGATCGCCGCTGCGGTGGCCGAGGCCCTGGGGCTGCCCGGCAGCGGCGACGCCTGGACCCGGCCGCTGCCGCCCCGGCCGCTGCCCGGAGGCCCGGAGGCGCTGGCGGCGGAACTGCGCTGGGCGGCCGCGTTCCTGGGCCCCTGGCTGGGCCGCCGGCTGCGCGGCCGCTCCTCGGGCGACGGCCGCACGGCCAAGCGCC
- the lon gene encoding endopeptidase La — MASTPATLTLPVLPLDDEVVLPGMVVPLDLSDAEVRGAVEAAQAAAGTGKPQVLLVPRIDGTYAGTGVLGTVEQVGRLSDGDPGALIRGRGRVRIGAGTTGPGAALWVEGETVDEEVPDPLPGAVTELVTEYKALATTWLKKRGAWQVVDRVQQIEGVSALADNSGYSPFLTLAQKVELLETADPVARLRLAVRALSDHLAEQDVAESIAKDVQDGVDKQQREFLLRRQLEAVRKELRELNGEKDGEESDDYRARVEAADLPEKVREAALKEVEKLERSSDQSPEGSWIRTWLDTVLELPWNERTEDAYDIRGARAVLDAEHAGLADVKDRITEYLAVRKRRGERGMGVIGGRRGGAVLALVGPPGVGKTSLGESVAHAMGRSFVRVALGGVRDEAEVRGHRRTYVGALPGRIVRAIKEAGSMNPVVLLDEIDKVGSDFRGDPAAALLEVLDPAQNHTFRDHYLEVELDLSDVVFLATANVLEAIPEALADRMEIVRLDGYTEDEKVVIARDHLLPRQLERAGLGADEVVLEEPALRRLAGEYTREAGVRALERSLARLLRKVASQHELGERELPLAIGADDLRALVGRPHHVPESAQDPAERRTAVPGVATGLAVTGAGGDVLFVEASLADPETGAAGLTLTGQLGDVMKESAQIALSFLRSHGAELELPVADLKDRGVHIHFPAGAVPKDGPSAGITMTTALASLLSGRQVRTDVAMTGEVSLTGRVLPIGGVKQKLLAAHRAGLSTVIIPKRNEADLDDVPAEVLAGLEVHPVTDVRQVLELALAPATAAAVTAAA, encoded by the coding sequence ATGGCTTCGACGCCCGCAACGCTCACCCTGCCCGTGCTGCCGCTCGACGACGAGGTCGTGCTGCCCGGAATGGTCGTACCGCTCGACCTGTCCGACGCCGAGGTGCGCGGCGCCGTGGAAGCGGCCCAGGCCGCGGCGGGCACCGGCAAGCCCCAGGTGCTGCTCGTGCCGCGGATCGACGGCACGTACGCCGGGACCGGCGTGCTCGGCACCGTGGAGCAGGTCGGACGGCTCTCCGACGGAGACCCGGGCGCCCTCATCCGCGGCCGCGGCCGGGTCCGCATCGGGGCCGGGACCACCGGGCCCGGCGCCGCCCTGTGGGTCGAGGGCGAGACCGTGGACGAGGAGGTGCCCGACCCGCTGCCCGGAGCGGTCACCGAGCTCGTCACCGAGTACAAGGCGCTGGCCACCACCTGGCTCAAGAAGCGCGGGGCCTGGCAGGTCGTCGACCGGGTCCAGCAGATCGAGGGCGTCTCCGCCCTCGCCGACAACTCGGGCTACTCGCCCTTCCTCACCCTCGCCCAGAAGGTCGAGCTGCTGGAGACCGCCGACCCCGTCGCCCGCCTGCGGCTGGCCGTCAGGGCGCTCTCCGACCACCTCGCCGAACAGGACGTCGCCGAGTCCATCGCCAAGGACGTCCAGGACGGCGTCGACAAGCAGCAGCGCGAGTTCCTGCTGCGCCGCCAGCTGGAGGCCGTGCGCAAGGAACTGCGCGAGCTGAACGGCGAGAAGGACGGCGAGGAGTCCGACGACTACCGCGCCCGCGTCGAGGCCGCCGACCTCCCCGAGAAGGTGCGCGAGGCCGCCCTCAAGGAGGTCGAGAAGCTGGAGCGGTCCAGCGACCAGAGCCCCGAGGGCTCCTGGATCCGGACCTGGCTCGACACCGTCCTCGAACTGCCCTGGAACGAGCGGACCGAGGACGCCTACGACATCCGCGGCGCCCGCGCCGTGCTCGACGCCGAGCACGCCGGACTGGCCGACGTGAAGGACCGCATCACCGAGTACCTCGCCGTGCGCAAGCGGCGCGGCGAGCGCGGGATGGGCGTCATCGGCGGACGCCGCGGCGGCGCCGTGCTGGCCCTCGTCGGACCGCCCGGAGTCGGCAAGACCTCCCTCGGCGAGTCCGTCGCGCACGCCATGGGCCGCAGCTTCGTCCGCGTCGCCCTCGGCGGCGTACGGGACGAGGCCGAGGTGCGCGGACACCGCCGGACCTACGTGGGCGCCCTGCCGGGCCGGATCGTACGGGCCATCAAGGAGGCCGGTTCCATGAACCCGGTGGTCCTGCTCGACGAGATCGACAAGGTGGGCTCCGACTTCCGCGGCGACCCCGCGGCCGCCCTGCTGGAGGTCCTGGACCCGGCCCAGAACCACACCTTCCGCGACCACTACCTGGAGGTCGAACTCGACCTCAGCGACGTGGTCTTCCTGGCCACCGCCAACGTGCTGGAGGCCATCCCGGAGGCGCTCGCCGACCGGATGGAGATCGTCCGGCTCGACGGCTACACCGAGGACGAGAAGGTCGTCATCGCCCGCGACCACCTGCTGCCCCGGCAGCTGGAGCGCGCGGGGCTCGGCGCCGACGAGGTCGTCCTGGAGGAGCCGGCGCTGCGCAGGCTGGCCGGCGAGTACACCCGTGAGGCCGGCGTGCGCGCCCTGGAGCGCTCCCTGGCGCGCCTGCTGCGCAAGGTGGCCTCCCAGCACGAGCTGGGCGAACGGGAACTGCCCCTCGCCATCGGCGCGGACGACCTGCGCGCCCTCGTCGGACGCCCGCACCACGTGCCGGAGTCGGCCCAGGACCCGGCCGAGCGGCGCACCGCCGTCCCCGGCGTGGCCACCGGCCTCGCGGTGACCGGCGCCGGCGGCGACGTGCTCTTCGTGGAGGCCTCCCTGGCCGACCCGGAGACGGGCGCCGCCGGGCTCACCCTCACCGGTCAGCTGGGCGACGTCATGAAGGAGTCGGCGCAGATCGCGCTGAGCTTCCTGCGCTCGCACGGCGCGGAGCTGGAACTGCCGGTCGCCGACCTGAAGGACCGCGGCGTCCACATCCACTTCCCGGCGGGCGCCGTGCCCAAGGACGGGCCGAGCGCGGGCATCACCATGACCACCGCACTCGCCTCGCTGCTCTCCGGCCGGCAGGTGCGCACGGACGTGGCGATGACCGGCGAGGTCTCGCTCACCGGGCGGGTGCTGCCGATCGGCGGGGTCAAGCAGAAGCTGCTGGCCGCGCACCGGGCCGGACTGAGCACCGTGATCATCCCGAAGCGGAACGAGGCCGACCTGGACGACGTCCCGGCCGAGGTCCTGGCGGGGCTGGAGGTGCACCCGGTGACGGACGTGCGCCAGGTCCTGGAACTGGCCCTGGCCCCGGCCACGGCGGCCGCCGTGACCGCGGCGGCCTGA
- a CDS encoding PadR family transcriptional regulator: MALRHAVLAALLSGEFSGYELAKSFDLGVANFWHALPQQLYAELAGLEKDGLVTGRQVVQETRPNKRLFRVTDAGLRELERFAAPPSKPSFIRDDLLVKVQAVDRVGAGPVIDQLEERAAAAAAKIDLLGRMLLRMRGAATEEEFLLGGEPVGPYLTCLRGLAFEEGHRDWCLRTAGILRNREALRATR; encoded by the coding sequence ATGGCCCTGCGGCACGCCGTGCTGGCGGCCCTGCTGAGCGGTGAGTTCAGCGGCTACGAACTGGCCAAGTCCTTCGACCTGGGCGTCGCGAACTTCTGGCACGCCCTCCCCCAGCAGCTCTACGCGGAACTGGCCGGGCTGGAGAAGGACGGGCTGGTCACGGGGCGGCAGGTGGTCCAGGAGACCCGACCCAACAAGCGGCTCTTCCGCGTCACCGACGCCGGTCTGCGGGAGCTGGAGCGGTTCGCGGCGCCGCCGTCGAAGCCGTCGTTCATCCGGGACGACCTGCTGGTGAAGGTGCAGGCGGTCGACCGCGTCGGGGCCGGACCGGTGATCGACCAGCTGGAGGAGCGGGCGGCGGCGGCCGCGGCCAAGATCGACCTGCTCGGCAGGATGCTGCTGCGGATGCGCGGGGCCGCGACCGAGGAGGAGTTCCTGCTCGGCGGCGAGCCCGTGGGCCCGTACCTGACCTGCCTGCGCGGTCTGGCCTTCGAGGAGGGGCACCGGGACTGGTGCCTGCGCACGGCCGGGATCCTGCGGAACCGGGAGGCGCTCCGTGCGACCCGGTGA
- a CDS encoding protein phosphatase 2C domain-containing protein — MRIDLASAPGDPERPNEDWLSAAVPASGGGVLVALDGVTPPAGADGCVHGVPWFTARLGGRLTELSGSRRDMPLDRVLAEAVRATADDHRDTCDLSHVRTPQATVVVVRWDGAYVEHLVLSDSVLLIEAPDGAVTAVLDDRLDRVPREVLRSVAATDALRNAEGGFFTAAADPAVAARAVTGRTPRGRVRAVAALTDGASRWTDTFGEGDWAQCLAVLRKEGAEGLIGRVRAVESDPARAAARHKRHDDASAAYAEL, encoded by the coding sequence ATGCGCATCGACCTCGCCTCGGCCCCGGGCGACCCGGAACGCCCCAATGAGGACTGGCTGTCGGCCGCCGTCCCGGCTTCGGGCGGCGGCGTCCTGGTCGCCCTGGACGGGGTGACCCCGCCGGCCGGCGCGGACGGCTGCGTGCACGGGGTGCCGTGGTTCACGGCGCGGCTCGGCGGCCGATTGACCGAACTGTCCGGTTCGCGGCGGGACATGCCGCTGGACCGCGTTCTGGCGGAGGCGGTCCGCGCCACCGCCGACGACCACCGCGACACCTGTGACCTTTCTCACGTCCGCACGCCGCAGGCGACCGTGGTCGTGGTCCGCTGGGACGGGGCGTACGTGGAGCACCTGGTGCTCTCGGACTCGGTGCTGCTGATCGAGGCGCCGGACGGCGCGGTGACGGCGGTGCTCGACGACCGGCTCGACCGGGTGCCGCGGGAGGTGCTGCGCTCGGTGGCGGCCACGGACGCGCTGCGCAACGCGGAGGGCGGCTTCTTCACGGCGGCGGCCGATCCGGCGGTGGCGGCCCGGGCGGTGACGGGGCGCACCCCGCGCGGGCGGGTGCGGGCGGTGGCCGCGCTGACGGACGGGGCGAGCAGGTGGACGGACACGTTCGGGGAGGGCGACTGGGCGCAGTGCCTGGCGGTGCTGCGCAAGGAGGGCGCGGAGGGCCTGATCGGCCGGGTCCGCGCCGTCGAGTCCGACCCGGCGCGCGCCGCGGCCCGCCACAAGCGCCACGACGACGCCTCGGCGGCGTACGCGGAGCTGTAG
- a CDS encoding MarR family winged helix-turn-helix transcriptional regulator yields MHGSEDQEFLALERELSVFLRRARASSGEMARALHPELEPAAYGLLTRLEAAGHQRATELAAYFGVGKATMSRQLRALEELGLVAREPDPADGRAFLVGLTDEGRHRFLRVRDARREQYMRKLADWDRGEVAELARLLNQLNAGVE; encoded by the coding sequence GTGCACGGGAGCGAAGACCAGGAGTTCCTTGCCCTGGAGCGGGAGCTGTCCGTCTTCCTCCGGCGCGCCCGCGCCTCCTCCGGCGAGATGGCGCGCGCCCTCCACCCCGAGCTGGAGCCTGCCGCGTACGGGCTCCTGACCCGGCTGGAGGCCGCCGGACACCAGCGCGCCACCGAACTCGCCGCCTACTTCGGCGTCGGCAAGGCCACCATGAGCCGGCAGCTGCGGGCCCTGGAGGAGCTGGGCCTGGTCGCCCGCGAACCGGACCCCGCCGACGGGCGGGCCTTCCTCGTCGGCCTCACCGACGAGGGCCGCCACCGCTTCCTGCGGGTCCGCGACGCCCGGCGGGAGCAGTACATGCGCAAGCTCGCCGACTGGGACCGCGGCGAGGTGGCGGAACTGGCCCGCCTGCTCAACCAGCTCAACGCGGGCGTGGAGTAG